One window from the genome of Aeromonas sp. FDAARGOS 1405 encodes:
- the gorA gene encoding glutathione-disulfide reductase: MAQHFDYIAIGGGSGGIASANRAAMYGKKVALIEAKELGGTCVNVGCVPKKAMWYAGQIADALKYGADYGFDTTLNHFNWAKLVESRQAYIGRIHQSYQNVLGKNQITVIKGFARFVSSNTIEVNGEHYTADHILIATGGRPEIPAIPGAELGIDSDGFFDLQSQPKRVAVVGAGYIAVEIAGVMQALGSETHLVVRKHAPLRNFDPMIHETLVEIMAQEGPKLHTHAIPKAVLKNADNSLTLQLEDGRHLTVDCLIWAIGRVPATDNLNLAAAGIELDKQGFIPTDKFQNTAVANIYAVGDNTGRIQLTPVAVAAGRRLSERLFNNKPNEHLNYDLVPTVVFSHPPIGTIGMTEPEAIAQYGEDQVKVYRSQFTAMYSALTQHRQPTRMKLVCVGPEEKVVGLHGIGFAMDEILQGFGVAMKMGATKADFDNCVAIHPTSAEEFVTMR; encoded by the coding sequence ATGGCACAGCATTTTGACTATATCGCCATCGGCGGCGGCAGCGGCGGTATTGCTTCTGCCAACCGGGCTGCCATGTACGGTAAGAAAGTTGCCCTGATTGAAGCCAAAGAGTTGGGTGGAACCTGCGTCAACGTAGGCTGCGTACCGAAGAAGGCTATGTGGTATGCAGGCCAGATCGCCGATGCCCTGAAATATGGCGCCGACTACGGCTTTGACACCACCCTCAACCACTTCAACTGGGCCAAGCTGGTCGAGTCCCGCCAGGCCTACATAGGCCGCATTCACCAGTCCTATCAGAACGTGCTGGGCAAGAACCAGATCACCGTCATCAAGGGCTTCGCCCGCTTCGTCAGCAGCAACACCATCGAGGTTAATGGCGAGCACTACACGGCCGATCATATCCTGATCGCTACCGGTGGCCGCCCGGAAATTCCGGCCATCCCGGGTGCCGAGCTGGGTATCGACTCCGACGGTTTCTTTGACCTGCAAAGCCAGCCCAAGCGGGTTGCCGTGGTGGGTGCTGGCTACATCGCAGTCGAGATCGCTGGCGTGATGCAGGCACTCGGCTCAGAGACCCATCTGGTGGTGCGCAAGCACGCGCCGCTACGCAACTTCGACCCCATGATCCACGAGACTCTGGTCGAAATCATGGCGCAGGAAGGGCCCAAGCTGCACACCCACGCCATTCCCAAAGCCGTGCTCAAGAACGCTGACAACAGCCTGACCCTGCAACTGGAAGATGGTCGCCACCTCACTGTTGACTGCCTGATCTGGGCCATCGGCCGGGTACCGGCTACCGACAACCTCAACCTGGCCGCAGCCGGTATCGAGCTGGACAAGCAGGGTTTCATCCCGACCGACAAGTTCCAGAACACCGCCGTCGCCAACATCTATGCAGTGGGTGACAACACCGGCCGCATCCAGCTCACCCCGGTGGCTGTCGCCGCGGGCCGTCGCCTCTCCGAACGGCTGTTCAACAACAAGCCGAACGAGCACCTCAACTACGATCTGGTGCCGACCGTGGTGTTCAGCCACCCGCCCATAGGTACCATTGGCATGACCGAACCGGAAGCCATCGCCCAATACGGCGAAGATCAGGTGAAGGTCTACCGCAGCCAGTTCACCGCCATGTACTCGGCACTGACCCAGCATCGCCAGCCCACCCGGATGAAGCTGGTCTGTGTCGGCCCGGAAGAGAAGGTAGTCGGTCTGCATGGTATCGGCTTTGCCATGGACGAGATCCTGCAAGGCTTCGGCGTCGCCATGAAGATGGGTGCCACCAAGGCAGACTTCGACAACTGTGTCGCCATCCACCCGACTAGCGCGGAAGAGTTTGTAACAATGCGATAA
- a CDS encoding ricin-type beta-trefoil lectin domain protein encodes MNNKISLACSPALLVALLLGGCTIKPPSTDEMMDSIASIPSEDRVLSPLLTSGDFCVAVSQQKVLAQPCSGKDDQLFEWDLGELRLQDLCLQAKNDSEVMLAPCDGQAQWEWQKDRLFNSKVSRCLDVAGRRHTPGTPLRLAECYGGANQSFSWQRPNPWLETLKKQSLTW; translated from the coding sequence ATGAATAACAAAATTTCCCTTGCTTGCTCTCCCGCCCTGCTGGTCGCCTTGTTGCTGGGAGGATGTACCATCAAGCCGCCATCAACCGATGAAATGATGGACTCAATCGCTTCGATACCGTCGGAGGACCGGGTGCTTTCCCCCTTGCTGACCAGCGGTGATTTTTGCGTTGCGGTGTCCCAACAGAAGGTGTTGGCACAACCTTGCAGCGGAAAAGACGATCAACTGTTCGAGTGGGATCTGGGTGAGTTGCGTCTGCAGGATCTCTGTTTGCAAGCCAAAAACGACAGCGAAGTGATGCTGGCACCCTGTGACGGTCAGGCGCAGTGGGAGTGGCAGAAAGACAGGCTTTTCAACAGCAAGGTCTCTCGCTGCCTCGATGTGGCCGGGCGACGCCATACCCCCGGCACGCCGCTGCGGCTGGCTGAATGCTACGGCGGAGCGAACCAGAGCTTCAGCTGGCAGCGGCCCAATCCCTGGCTGGAAACCCTGAAAAAACAAAGCCTCACATGGTGA
- a CDS encoding multidrug efflux RND transporter permease subunit, with protein sequence MRFTDIFIKRPVLAISLSFLIALLGFQAIFKMQVREYPEVTNTVITVSTGYYGASSDLIQGFITQPLEQAVAQADNIDFMTSSSQLGSSTITAYMKLNTDPNAALSDILAKVNSVRSQLPKEAEDPSVTSSTGSTTAVLYLGFTSPELNSSQITDYLERVIKPQLFTVGGVSKVDLYGGVEFALRVWLDPAKMAAFNLTASDVMTVLNSNNYQSATGQATGYFTLFNGNAETQVKDVDELKRLVVATRDGKVIRLADIAKVTLEKSHDVYRASANGREAVVMAVNAAPTANPINIARDVLALLPSLERNMPSTMRLNVMYDSTVAINESIHEVIKTILEAAAIVLVVITLFLGSFRAVIIPIITIPLSLIGVVMMMDMFGFSINLMTLLAMVLAIGLVVDDAIVVLENVDRHIKEGEEPFRAAIIGTREIAVPVIAMTVTLAAVYAPIALMGGITGSLFKEFALTLAGAVFVSGIIALTLSPMMCSKMLKANEQPGKFESTVHHLLERMTDRYDSMLHAVMKKRPVIVVFAVIVFASLPLLFKFIPSELAPSEDKGVMAVLGTAPSNANLDYIENTMADVNKILDEQPEIAFSQVFSGVFNANQAFGIASMVPWSQREASQKEVLDRVANLVKDIPGMAITTFQFPELPGASSGLPIQFVITTPNSFESLFLVAGEILAAAQSNGQFVYSDLDLNYDSATMKIRIDKDKAGAYGITMQDIGITMGTMMADGYVNRIDLDGRSYEVIPQVERKYRLNPESIKGYYVRAADGKSIPLGSLITIEVVGEPRALPHFNQLNSATIGAVPAPGVAMGDAINWFQTTADEKLPQGYRYDFMGEARQFVTEGNALYATFALALAIIFLVLAIQFESVRDPLVIMVSVPLAISGALIALAWGLATMNIYSQVGLITLVGLITKHGILICEVAKEEQLLRGMNRMEAVMQAAKVRLRPILMTTAAMIAGLIPLLYAAGAGAAQRFSIGIVIVAGLAIGTLFTLFVLPVIYTYLASEHKPLPVFDETIPPKANGGH encoded by the coding sequence ATGCGATTTACTGACATATTTATAAAACGGCCTGTGCTGGCGATCTCGCTCAGCTTCCTGATCGCCTTGCTGGGCTTTCAGGCCATCTTCAAGATGCAGGTACGGGAATACCCCGAGGTGACCAACACGGTGATCACCGTCAGCACTGGCTACTATGGCGCCAGTTCTGATCTGATCCAGGGGTTCATCACCCAGCCGCTGGAACAGGCGGTCGCGCAAGCCGACAACATCGACTTCATGACCTCCTCCAGCCAGCTGGGTAGCTCCACCATCACTGCATACATGAAGCTCAATACCGACCCCAACGCCGCGCTGTCCGATATACTGGCGAAGGTGAACTCGGTGCGCTCTCAGTTGCCGAAAGAGGCGGAAGACCCCTCGGTCACCTCCTCCACTGGTTCAACCACGGCGGTGCTCTACCTCGGCTTTACCAGCCCGGAGCTCAACTCCAGCCAGATCACCGACTATCTGGAGCGGGTTATCAAGCCACAGCTCTTTACTGTCGGCGGGGTCTCCAAGGTTGACCTCTACGGCGGTGTCGAGTTTGCCCTGCGGGTATGGCTGGATCCGGCCAAGATGGCGGCCTTCAACCTGACTGCCAGCGACGTGATGACGGTGCTCAACAGCAACAACTATCAGTCCGCGACAGGTCAGGCGACCGGTTACTTCACCCTGTTCAATGGCAATGCCGAGACCCAGGTCAAGGATGTCGACGAGCTGAAGCGACTGGTGGTGGCCACCCGCGACGGCAAGGTGATCCGTCTGGCGGACATCGCCAAGGTAACCCTCGAGAAGAGTCACGATGTCTATCGTGCCAGCGCCAATGGTCGCGAAGCCGTGGTCATGGCGGTCAACGCCGCCCCGACAGCCAACCCCATCAATATCGCCCGCGATGTGCTGGCACTGCTGCCGAGCCTTGAGCGCAATATGCCGAGCACCATGCGTCTCAACGTGATGTATGACTCCACCGTGGCGATCAACGAGTCCATCCACGAGGTTATCAAGACCATCCTGGAGGCAGCCGCCATCGTTCTGGTGGTCATCACCCTGTTCCTCGGCTCGTTCCGCGCGGTCATCATCCCGATCATCACCATTCCGCTCAGTCTTATCGGCGTGGTGATGATGATGGATATGTTCGGCTTCTCGATAAACCTGATGACCCTGCTGGCGATGGTGCTGGCGATCGGTCTGGTGGTGGATGACGCCATCGTGGTGCTGGAGAACGTCGACCGCCATATCAAAGAAGGTGAAGAGCCGTTCCGGGCCGCCATTATCGGTACCCGTGAAATTGCGGTGCCGGTCATCGCCATGACGGTTACCCTGGCTGCGGTATACGCGCCTATCGCCCTGATGGGGGGCATCACCGGCTCCCTGTTCAAGGAGTTTGCCCTGACCCTGGCTGGCGCCGTGTTCGTCTCGGGCATCATCGCCCTGACCCTGTCACCGATGATGTGTTCCAAGATGCTCAAGGCCAACGAGCAGCCGGGCAAATTCGAGAGCACGGTCCACCACCTGCTGGAACGGATGACCGATCGCTACGACAGCATGCTGCACGCCGTGATGAAAAAGCGCCCCGTCATCGTGGTGTTCGCCGTCATCGTGTTCGCCAGCCTGCCGTTGCTGTTCAAGTTCATCCCGAGCGAACTGGCACCGTCAGAGGACAAGGGGGTAATGGCCGTGCTGGGTACCGCACCGTCCAACGCCAACCTGGACTACATCGAAAACACCATGGCGGATGTGAACAAGATCCTGGACGAGCAGCCCGAGATCGCCTTCTCCCAGGTCTTCTCAGGGGTGTTCAACGCCAACCAGGCGTTCGGTATCGCCTCCATGGTGCCCTGGAGTCAGCGTGAAGCGAGCCAGAAAGAGGTGCTGGATCGGGTCGCCAATCTGGTGAAAGACATCCCGGGTATGGCCATCACCACCTTCCAGTTCCCGGAACTGCCGGGAGCATCGAGTGGTCTGCCGATCCAGTTCGTCATCACCACCCCGAACAGCTTCGAAAGCCTGTTCCTGGTGGCCGGTGAAATTCTGGCCGCGGCGCAGAGTAACGGTCAGTTCGTCTATTCGGATCTCGATCTGAACTACGACTCCGCCACCATGAAGATCCGCATCGACAAGGACAAGGCGGGTGCCTACGGCATCACCATGCAGGATATCGGTATCACCATGGGCACCATGATGGCGGACGGTTACGTCAACCGTATCGACCTGGATGGCCGCTCCTACGAGGTGATCCCGCAGGTCGAGCGCAAATACCGTCTCAATCCGGAGTCCATCAAGGGCTACTACGTGCGGGCCGCAGATGGCAAGTCGATCCCGCTCGGCAGCCTGATCACCATTGAAGTGGTTGGCGAGCCCCGCGCCCTGCCCCACTTCAACCAGCTGAACTCCGCCACTATCGGTGCCGTTCCGGCTCCGGGTGTGGCCATGGGTGATGCGATCAACTGGTTCCAGACCACCGCCGACGAGAAGCTGCCGCAAGGCTATCGTTACGACTTCATGGGTGAAGCCCGTCAGTTCGTCACCGAAGGCAATGCGCTCTATGCCACCTTCGCGCTGGCACTGGCGATCATCTTCCTGGTGCTGGCGATCCAGTTCGAGTCGGTGCGTGACCCGCTGGTCATCATGGTCTCTGTACCGCTCGCCATCAGCGGGGCCTTGATTGCCTTGGCTTGGGGACTGGCGACCATGAACATCTACTCCCAGGTGGGCCTCATCACCCTGGTGGGTCTGATTACCAAGCACGGCATCCTGATCTGTGAAGTAGCGAAGGAAGAGCAGCTGCTGCGCGGCATGAACCGGATGGAAGCCGTGATGCAAGCCGCCAAGGTGCGTCTGCGTCCGATCCTGATGACCACCGCCGCCATGATTGCCGGTCTGATCCCGCTGCTCTACGCCGCAGGCGCCGGTGCAGCACAACGGTTCAGCATCGGTATCGTCATCGTGGCAGGCCTTGCCATCGGTACCCTGTTCACCCTGTTCGTACTGCCGGTGATCTACACCTATCTGGCTTCCGAGCACAAACCCTTGCCGGTATTCGATGAAACCATTCCGCCCAAGGCAAACGGCGGACACTGA
- a CDS encoding TetR/AcrR family transcriptional regulator, with translation MILDKKESIFNAAHEVLGERGFHGLSIAEVAKKANVATGTIYRYFGDKDDLIRQLHQHTILQCVPMVMADVAIDKVSFQQFRQLWLNIHAIFVNEPNAIRCKLQYESSPLGAELETNPVILAAWEPLDRFFEQGVEQGLFIDLPIRALQVLSLDSVMHLALQCRVHNITLTESQLETAIRASWNAILSPNLSTSGACS, from the coding sequence ATGATTCTGGATAAAAAAGAGAGCATCTTCAACGCGGCCCATGAGGTGCTGGGTGAACGGGGTTTTCATGGTCTGTCGATTGCAGAAGTCGCCAAGAAGGCCAATGTTGCCACCGGCACCATCTATCGCTACTTCGGCGACAAGGATGATCTGATCCGGCAACTGCACCAGCACACTATCTTGCAGTGTGTGCCCATGGTCATGGCCGATGTAGCAATCGATAAAGTTTCATTTCAACAATTTCGCCAATTATGGCTCAATATTCATGCCATTTTTGTTAACGAACCCAACGCTATCCGGTGCAAATTGCAGTACGAGAGCTCTCCGCTAGGGGCAGAATTGGAGACCAATCCTGTCATTCTGGCCGCCTGGGAGCCTCTGGACCGATTTTTTGAACAGGGCGTTGAACAAGGATTGTTTATTGATTTACCGATACGGGCACTCCAGGTGTTGAGTCTGGACAGTGTCATGCATCTGGCCCTGCAGTGCAGGGTGCACAACATCACGCTGACCGAATCGCAGTTGGAAACCGCGATCCGGGCCAGCTGGAATGCCATTTTATCCCCCAATCTTTCCACCTCAGGAGCCTGTTCATGA
- a CDS encoding efflux RND transporter periplasmic adaptor subunit yields MKKWMAIMLLIAIALFGSVIGFNLFKQKMIAQYMANRPEPEFPVTAMVTKAQDWVPTIEAIGFIEPNQGVTLSTELAGTIDAITFESGKPVKADQLLLSLDSTVERANLRASQAKLPAAKAKFDRFQNLYKTSSISKEQLDEAEAAYRSLEADIESLKATIARREVRAPFSGVVGLRNVFLGQYLQPGTDIVRLEDTSVMRLRFTVPQTDISKIKLGQTIKINVDAYPQTQFDGHITAIEPAVNFQSGLIQVQADIPNNDGQLRSGMFARASIILPTVKDQIVIPQTAISFTLYGQNVYVLKEGEETDKEGNKVKVLRAKQVVVKAGERRGNDVHVLSGIQAGDQIVLSGQVRLSNDTKVHVVENDALAVPAQTPML; encoded by the coding sequence ATGAAAAAGTGGATGGCCATTATGTTGCTGATAGCGATCGCCTTGTTTGGCAGCGTCATCGGCTTCAATTTGTTCAAACAGAAGATGATTGCCCAATATATGGCCAACCGGCCGGAACCCGAGTTCCCCGTCACCGCCATGGTGACCAAGGCGCAGGATTGGGTACCGACCATCGAAGCGATCGGCTTCATCGAGCCGAATCAGGGGGTGACCCTCTCCACCGAACTGGCCGGTACCATTGACGCCATCACCTTCGAGTCGGGCAAACCGGTCAAGGCTGACCAGCTGCTGCTCAGCCTGGACTCCACCGTGGAGCGGGCCAATCTGCGCGCCTCCCAGGCCAAGCTGCCGGCGGCAAAAGCCAAGTTCGATCGTTTCCAGAACCTCTACAAGACCAGCTCCATCTCCAAAGAGCAACTGGATGAGGCGGAAGCGGCCTATCGCTCACTGGAAGCAGATATCGAGAGTCTGAAGGCGACCATTGCCCGTCGTGAAGTCCGTGCGCCCTTTAGCGGCGTGGTCGGCCTGCGCAATGTGTTCCTCGGTCAGTATCTGCAGCCGGGCACAGATATCGTGCGCCTGGAAGATACCAGCGTGATGCGCCTGCGCTTCACCGTGCCCCAGACCGATATCTCCAAAATCAAGCTGGGCCAGACCATCAAGATCAATGTGGATGCCTATCCGCAAACCCAGTTTGACGGTCATATCACCGCCATCGAGCCTGCGGTCAACTTCCAGAGCGGCCTGATCCAGGTACAGGCAGACATTCCGAACAACGACGGTCAGCTGCGTTCCGGTATGTTCGCCCGCGCCAGCATCATTCTGCCGACGGTGAAAGATCAGATCGTGATCCCGCAGACCGCTATCTCCTTCACCCTTTACGGTCAGAACGTCTACGTGCTCAAAGAGGGCGAAGAGACCGACAAAGAGGGTAACAAGGTGAAAGTGCTGCGAGCCAAGCAGGTTGTGGTCAAGGCCGGTGAGCGCCGTGGCAACGATGTGCATGTGCTCTCCGGCATCCAGGCCGGTGACCAGATCGTACTGTCGGGTCAGGTTCGCCTGAGCAACGACACCAAGGTGCATGTGGTCGAGAACGATGCCCTGGCCGTTCCGGCACAAACCCCGATGCTGTAA
- a CDS encoding ATP-binding protein, with the protein MSGLISKTAEAVGRNGLSYRLLSYILVCSTVLAMIITVLQLAWDYRKDVAVIEDSIGQIEASFLQPIAASLWNLDEEQVKVQIEGIMNLPNMQFVMVKEMLGNSEVPLLTQGVERESYDISQEFNLTYQGEIVGKLFVAASLEQIYQRLIEKSVLIMVSQTIKTLVVSFCILIIIYYLVVRHINRIANYAQKFNLDRLDMELVLEGRPQPRKKPDELDTLVSTLNQMRTRLRDELVARHQAVEQLQQERDFSATLINSANMVICCMEPDLTIASINPAAILLTGYHQQELLQHNWLDLFVSPTQREELNNILNEEGSLADKEVIMHDQQAHELVLQWTFVPFYEGPNLKYQIGFGYDITQLKKVEREIIQLNEQLEGKVVERTRSLSEANNQLGKAYDDLKQAQQTLVESEKMASLGSLVAGVAHEINTPIGISVTASSYLQERVADFKSHIESKQLSRSYLNEFTVNLDESMQLLQSNLRRASELIASFKQVAVDQSSEARYNFSLADNLHQVVVSLGHKLKKSQCEVDIQCDPKLSIFSFPGSFTQIYSNLILNSINHGFDNWDKPKKITIKVEQQGEELFIDYSDNGRGIPPEILPRIFDPFVTSKRGQGGSGLGTHIIYNLVVQLLKGRISCASEPGQGAQFHIRLPIQHN; encoded by the coding sequence ATGTCAGGACTCATCTCCAAGACCGCCGAGGCCGTAGGCCGCAACGGACTCTCATACCGCCTGCTCTCCTATATTCTGGTGTGTAGTACCGTATTGGCGATGATCATTACGGTGCTGCAACTCGCCTGGGATTACCGCAAGGATGTCGCCGTCATCGAAGACAGCATCGGCCAGATCGAAGCCTCCTTTTTGCAACCTATTGCCGCCAGCTTGTGGAACCTCGATGAGGAGCAGGTCAAAGTGCAGATCGAAGGGATCATGAACCTGCCCAACATGCAGTTTGTGATGGTCAAGGAGATGCTCGGCAACTCCGAAGTGCCACTGTTGACCCAGGGAGTGGAACGGGAAAGCTATGACATCTCCCAGGAGTTCAATCTCACCTATCAGGGGGAAATTGTCGGCAAGCTGTTTGTCGCCGCGTCGCTGGAGCAGATTTACCAGCGTCTGATTGAGAAGTCAGTGCTGATCATGGTCAGCCAGACCATCAAGACCCTGGTGGTCTCATTTTGTATCCTGATCATCATTTACTATCTGGTGGTCAGACACATCAACCGCATCGCCAACTACGCCCAGAAGTTCAACCTCGATCGGCTCGACATGGAGCTGGTGCTGGAGGGGCGTCCGCAACCACGCAAGAAACCCGACGAACTGGATACCCTGGTCTCCACCCTCAACCAGATGCGCACACGGCTACGTGACGAGCTGGTCGCTCGTCATCAGGCGGTGGAACAACTGCAACAGGAGCGGGATTTCTCCGCCACCCTGATCAACTCGGCCAACATGGTCATCTGCTGTATGGAGCCGGATCTCACCATCGCCAGCATCAATCCGGCAGCCATCCTGCTGACCGGTTATCACCAACAGGAGCTGCTCCAGCACAACTGGCTGGATCTCTTCGTCAGCCCGACCCAGCGGGAAGAGCTGAACAATATCCTGAACGAAGAGGGGTCACTGGCAGACAAAGAGGTCATCATGCATGACCAGCAGGCCCACGAGCTGGTGCTGCAGTGGACCTTCGTACCCTTCTATGAAGGGCCGAACCTCAAGTACCAGATCGGGTTCGGCTACGACATCACCCAACTGAAAAAGGTCGAGCGGGAGATTATCCAGCTCAATGAGCAGCTGGAAGGAAAAGTGGTGGAACGTACCCGCAGCCTGAGTGAAGCCAACAACCAGCTGGGCAAGGCGTACGACGACCTGAAACAGGCCCAGCAAACCCTGGTGGAGTCGGAGAAGATGGCCTCCCTCGGCTCGCTGGTGGCCGGGGTGGCACACGAGATCAATACCCCAATCGGCATCAGTGTGACCGCCTCCTCCTACCTGCAGGAACGGGTTGCCGATTTCAAATCTCATATAGAGTCAAAACAGCTGTCGCGTTCCTATCTCAACGAGTTCACCGTCAACCTCGACGAGTCGATGCAGCTGCTGCAGAGCAACCTGCGGCGCGCCTCCGAGCTGATTGCCAGCTTCAAGCAGGTGGCGGTCGACCAGTCATCGGAAGCACGCTACAACTTCAGCCTCGCCGACAACCTCCATCAGGTGGTGGTCTCGCTTGGCCACAAACTGAAGAAGAGCCAGTGCGAAGTGGATATCCAGTGCGATCCCAAGCTGTCTATATTCTCCTTCCCGGGCAGTTTTACCCAGATCTACTCGAACCTGATCCTCAACTCCATCAACCACGGGTTCGACAACTGGGACAAACCGAAGAAGATCACCATCAAGGTGGAACAGCAGGGAGAGGAGCTGTTTATCGACTATTCGGACAATGGCCGCGGCATCCCGCCCGAAATCTTGCCGCGCATCTTCGATCCCTTCGTCACCTCCAAGCGGGGTCAGGGTGGCAGCGGTCTGGGCACCCACATCATCTACAACCTGGTGGTGCAACTGCTGAAAGGCCGTATCAGCTGTGCCAGCGAACCGGGCCAGGGCGCCCAGTTCCATATTCGCCTGCCGATCCAACATAACTGA
- a CDS encoding Cof-type HAD-IIB family hydrolase produces MFKVVVSDLDGTLLNKQHQISPRTRDTLHRLVEQGVKFVVATGRHHVDVRSFRDALGMDIYLITSNGAVVHDKQDQLIFNQPLPTEIAAELIALERDPSIHLNVYQGDDWVVEEELPWLLQFHDESGFTYRLVDDLKQEPKEQINKVFYIGDHEKLLKIEAHLNQRYGDQLNVTFSLPDCLEVMHAGVHKGNAVRAVLEQNGFDMSEAIAFGDGMNDLEMLTMVGRGIVMGNAHDRLKMALPEYEQTLTSDEDGVAVYLEKLFELESVSAA; encoded by the coding sequence ATGTTCAAGGTAGTTGTATCCGATCTCGATGGCACTCTGCTCAACAAGCAGCACCAGATCTCTCCCCGTACCCGGGATACCCTGCACCGCCTGGTAGAACAAGGTGTGAAATTCGTGGTCGCCACCGGCCGTCATCATGTTGACGTTCGCAGCTTCCGCGATGCGCTGGGGATGGACATCTACCTCATTACTTCCAATGGCGCCGTGGTCCATGACAAACAGGACCAGCTGATTTTCAACCAGCCGCTGCCGACCGAGATCGCCGCCGAACTGATTGCACTGGAGCGAGATCCCTCTATCCACCTCAATGTCTATCAGGGTGATGATTGGGTGGTGGAAGAGGAGCTGCCTTGGTTGCTGCAGTTCCACGACGAGTCAGGGTTCACCTACCGTCTGGTCGATGACCTGAAACAGGAACCGAAAGAGCAGATCAACAAGGTGTTCTACATCGGTGACCACGAGAAGCTGCTGAAGATTGAGGCGCACCTCAACCAGCGTTACGGCGATCAGCTCAACGTCACTTTCTCCCTGCCGGACTGCCTCGAAGTGATGCACGCCGGGGTGCACAAGGGCAATGCGGTGCGTGCCGTGCTGGAGCAGAACGGTTTCGACATGTCGGAGGCGATCGCATTCGGCGATGGCATGAACGACCTCGAGATGCTGACTATGGTGGGGCGCGGCATCGTGATGGGTAACGCCCATGACCGCCTGAAAATGGCGCTGCCGGAGTACGAGCAGACCCTCACCTCCGATGAAGATGGCGTCGCCGTCTATCTGGAGAAGCTGTTCGAGCTGGAGAGCGTCAGCGCCGCCTGA